Proteins encoded together in one Salmo salar chromosome ssa08, Ssal_v3.1, whole genome shotgun sequence window:
- the LOC106602138 gene encoding LOW QUALITY PROTEIN: protocadherin-18 (The sequence of the model RefSeq protein was modified relative to this genomic sequence to represent the inferred CDS: inserted 2 bases in 2 codons) codes for MEPGKIICVFYIRIWILLAVMALATQNVTGKTLKYQVYEEQKVGTVIARLKDDVADVLVKLPSSVSLRFRAMQRGSTSFLSVREQDGEISIRSKIDREKLCEKNLNCSIEFDVLTLPTEHLQLFHVEVEVLDINDNEPQFARAVIPIEISESAAVGARIPLDSASDPDVGENSLDTYSLEPNNYFKIDIQSRTDGAKYSELVVLRELDREMQPGYELQLTASDKGVPPKTGSTLLRISVADSNDNSPIFEQSSYVIHLLENSPVGSLLIDLNATDADDGTNAKIIYSFSSHVSPKIVETFKINSDNGHLTLMKRVDFESATSYDIDVQAQDMGPNSMPAHCKIFIKVVDINDNKPDISINLMSQGDRGKEDAAYISEAAPLDSFVALVRVEDLDSALNGEVVCKLHGQGSFKLQKTYENNYMILTNVSLDREKRSEFSLTVIAEDRGTPSLSTIKHFTVHVLDENDNAPRFQKGRYEVFRSENNAPGAYLTSLLATDPDLDANSQVSYFLVENTVHGSSISTFVTIDPSNGAVYALRTFDREDVSRISFVVQAKDAGEPSLLSNATVVLTILDENDNPPVIVVPQLWNLTADVPISKYTEAGGLVTVVRATDRDTGVNAELTCSITAGNEEGFFSMDPRTCEISANVSLHAFPREFAELTVLVSDHGSLPQTTKAVLKISLYENMEGHVQVLDQGETPLDASLIIIMSLGAICAMLLVIMVMFAARCNREKKDNRKSYNCRVAETNHQHHPKKPSRQIHKGDITLVPTVNGTLPIRAHHRSPSATPPMDRAPMGSRQSHHSHQSLNSLVTISSNHIPESFALELAHATPPVEQVSQLLSMLHQGQYQPRPCFRGNKYSRSYRYALQDMDKFSLKDSGRGDSDAGDSDYDMGREXPIDRLLGDGFSPVELYHLDMLHRLHPAMRLCTEECRVLGHSDQCWMPPLALSLSSPASSSDYRSNMFIPGEESSNQPPXLLDDDQASIDSSERRKSFSTFGKESGSSEEGGVSEGSSLLSEMNGIFQRLLPPSLDSYAECNENNVAAAATERVSGKGGHAKVLLPGGNNTKGPASYPAGVAAWAANTHYLNPGGGAVGQSPSGHNTNNLTNMAASSTSSSSSNQPPHLRWLPAMEEIPENYEEDELESMLGMGFLGGKQRSDSHDDMMDASELVTEINKLLQDVRQT; via the exons ATGGAACCTGGTAAAATAATCTGCGTATTTTATATCCGAATATGGATACTTCTCGCCGTTATGGCACTGGCCACGCAAAACGTCACAGGTAAAACATTAAAATATCAAGTTTACGAGGAACAGAAGGTGGGGACTGTTATTGCAAGGCTTAAAGATGACGTGGCAGATGTTTTAGTCAAACTTCCAAGTTCTGTGTCTTTGCGCTTCCGAGCCATGCAGAGAGGTAGCACGTCTTTCCTATCCGTGCGCGAGCAGGACGGAGAGATCAGCATCCGTTCCAAAATAGACAGAGAGAAGCTCTGCGAGAAGAACCTCAACTGTTCCATTGAATTCGACGTTCTGACTCTTCCAACAGAACACTTGCAGCTCTTCCACGTCGAGGTGGAAGTGTTGGACATTAATGATAACGAGCCCCAGTTCGCCCGCGCCGTAATCCCCATCGAGATCTCCGAGAGCGCGGCAGTGGGGGCGCGCATTCCCCTGGACAGCGCGAGTGACCCCGACGTCGGGGAGAACTCCCTCGATACTTACTCCCTCGAGCCCAACAACTACTTCAAGATTGACATTCAGAGCAGAACGGACGGGGCAAAGTACTCGGAGTTGGTGGTGCTTAGGGAGCTCGACAGGGAGATGCAGCCGGGTTATGAACTTCAGCTGACGGCCTCGGATAAGGGCGTTCCCCCTAAAACCGGTTCTACTCTCCTCAGAATTAGCGTGGCAGATTCAAACGACAACAGTCCTATTTTCGAACAGTCTTCATATGTGATACATCTATTGGAGAATTCACCTGTTGGATCTCTTCTTATTGATCTGAATGCAACTGATGCAGACGACGGAACCAACGCCAAAATCATCTACTCCTTTAGCAGTCACGTGTCCCCGAAAATCGTGGAAACGTTCAAGATCAACTCGGATAACGGCCACCTGACGCTCATGAAGCGCGTGGACTTTGAAAGCGCAACATCATATGACATCGATGTCCAAGCCCAGGATATGGGGCCCAACTCCATGCCAGCACACTGCAAGATCTTCATCAAGGTAGTGGACATAAACGACAACAAACCAGACATCAGCATCAATCTGATGTCCCAAGGGGACAGAGGCAAAGAGGACGCGGCCTATATCTCAGAGGCCGCTCCATTGGATTCCTTCGTGGCCTTAGTAAGAGTGGAGGACCTAGATTCCGCTCTCAATGGAGAGGTTGTGTGTAAACTCCATGGCCAGGGGAGTTTTAAACTGCAGAAGACGTACGAGAACAACTACATGATCCTCACTAACGTCTCGCTGGATCGGGAGAAGAGGTCAGAGTTCAGCTTGACGGTCATCGCCGAGGACCGCGGCACGCCCAGCCTCTCCACCATCAAGCACTTCACCGTGCACGTGCTGGATGAAAACGACAACGCTCCGCGCTTCCAGAAGGGACGCTATGAGGTATTCAGATCAGAGAACAATGCCCCTGGTGCCTACCTGACGTCATTATTGGCAACCGACCCCGACCTGGATGCCAACAGCCAGGTGAGCTACTTCCTGGTGGAGAACACCGTTCACGGGAGCTCTATCTCCACCTTTGTCACCATCGACCCGTCCAACGGCGCTGTTTACGCCCTCCGCACGTTCGACCGCGAGGACGTCAGCCGGATATCCTTCGTAGTCCAGGCCAAGGACGCCGGGGAACCCTCGTTGCTGAGCAACGCCACCGTCGTCCTGACGATCCTGGACGAAAACGACAACCCGCCGGTCATCGTGGTTCCGCAGCTCTGGAACCTCACGGCCGACGTCCCCATCTCCAAGTACACCGAGGCCGGTGGCCTGGTTACGGTCGTCAGGGCAACCGACCGAGACACCGGCGTCAACGCAGAACTCACATGTTCAATCACTGCCGGCAACGAGGAAGGCTTCTTCTCTATGGATCCTAGAACGTGCGAGATCAGCGCCAACGTTAGCCTCCACGCGTTCCCCCGCGAGTTTGCGGAGCTCACCGTCCTGGTCAGTGACCACGGTTCCTTGCCCCAGACCACCAAGGCCGTCCTAAAGATCAGCCTCTATGAGAACATGGAGGGCCACGTGCAGGTGCTGGACCAGGGGGAGACGCCGCTTGACGCCtccctcatcatcatcatgtcccTGGGGGCCATCTGCGCTATGCTCCTGGTCATCATGGTCATGTTCGCTGCCCGCTGCAACCGAGAAAAGAAAGATAACAGGAAGTCGTACAACTGCAGGGTGGCAGAGACCAACCACCAGCACCACCCTAAGAAACCGTCACGGCAGATCCACAAGGGTGACATCACACTTGTTCCCACGGTGAATGGGACTCTACCAATCAGAGCGCACCACCGCTCACCCTCGGCCACGCCCCCCATGGACCGGGCGCCAATGGGAAGCCGGCAGAGCCACCACAGCCACCAATCACTGAATAGCCTGGTGACGATATCGTCCAATCATATCCCGGAGAGCTTCGCCCTGGAGTTGGCCCACGCAACGCCACCAGTCGAG CAAGTCTCACAGCTTCTGTCCATGCTCCATCAGGGCCAGTACCAGCCTAGACCCTGTTTCCGTGGCAACAAATACTCCAGAAGCTACAG gtatgcATTGCAGGACATGGACAAGTTCAGCTTGAAGGACAGTGGTCGTGGGGACAGCGATGCGGGGGACAGCGACTATGACATGGGACGAG TCCCCATCGACCGTCTGCTGGGGGACGGCTTCTCG CCAGTTGAGCTCTACCACCTGGACATGCTCCACAGACTACACCCAG CTATGCGCCTATGCACTGAGGAGTGTCGTGTGTTGGGCCATTCTGACCAGTGCTGGATGCCTCCCCTggccctctccctgtcctccccggCCTCCTCCTCTGACTACCGCAGCAACATGTTTATCCCAGGGGAGGAGTCCTCTAACCAGCCCC ACCTCCTCGATGACGACCAGGCTTCCATCGACTCCTCGGAGCGCAGGAAGAGCTTCTCCACCTTCGGGAAGGAGTCTGGGAGTTCTGAGGAGGGAGGGGTCAGTGAAGGGAGTTCCTTGCTTTCGGAGATGAACGGAATCTTCCAGCGCCTGCTCCCGCCGTCACTGGACTCGTACGCCGAGTgcaacgaaaacaacgtcgctgCCGCGGCAACGGAAAGAGTAAGTGGAAAGGGTGGCCACGCCAAGGTGCTGTTACCGGGCGGCAACAACACCAAAGGCCCCGCCTCCTACCCGGCGGGCGTGGCGGCGTGGGCGGCTAACACCCACTATCTCAACCCCGGAGGCGGCGCTGTTGGCCAAAGCCCATCAGGTCACAACACCAACAACCTCACCAACATGGCCGCCTcgtccacctcctcttcctcctccaatcAGCCGCCACACCTAAGATGGCTGCCTGCCATGGAGGAGATCCCAGAAAACtatgaggaggatgagctggagaGTATGCTAGGGATGGGGTTCCTGGGGGGGAAGCAGCGCAGTGACAGCCACGATGACATGATGGACGCTAGTGAGTTGGTCACCGAGATTAATAAACTACTGCAGGACGTCAGGCAGACctag